One window of the Bremerella alba genome contains the following:
- a CDS encoding Gfo/Idh/MocA family protein, with protein sequence MRQVRLAVIGTGHLGKIHAKLAKGISAFKLVGVVDPAKEAREAFCKEHKLKGYDDVSEIASQIDAAVIATPTLYHKDVALPLLNAGKHVLIEKPITLTTDDADQLIDLAEHHRCVLQVGHVERFNPAFREACKKVESPRFIRGERTSGYTFRSVDVGVTLDLMIHDIDLVLSLVRSPVVDVQATGLTVFGPHEDIVETRLTFANGCVATLTASRASFNSSRHMEVFSDAGFVGVDFTTRKVKSIVADEIVKQGVSQVSDLSAEGKSWVRDNLFSTVLPCQEIEVAPGNAIDAELREFADCIQRGLTPTVTGQAAREALAVALQVNEAVQEHRWDGGKFNLVGPTMRPEPKRVVAAKKAA encoded by the coding sequence ATGCGTCAGGTACGACTCGCGGTTATTGGGACCGGCCACCTGGGAAAAATCCACGCCAAATTGGCCAAGGGTATCTCGGCATTCAAGCTGGTCGGCGTTGTCGATCCGGCGAAAGAGGCCCGAGAGGCTTTCTGCAAAGAGCATAAGCTCAAGGGCTATGACGACGTCAGCGAAATCGCTTCTCAGATCGACGCCGCCGTCATCGCCACGCCAACGCTCTATCACAAAGACGTGGCCTTGCCGCTGCTCAACGCCGGCAAGCATGTCCTGATCGAAAAGCCGATCACGTTGACCACCGACGACGCCGATCAACTGATCGACCTGGCCGAGCATCATCGCTGTGTGCTGCAGGTTGGGCATGTCGAACGCTTCAACCCGGCCTTTCGCGAGGCTTGTAAGAAGGTCGAGTCGCCTCGATTTATCCGTGGCGAACGAACCAGTGGTTACACGTTCCGCTCGGTTGACGTCGGTGTGACGCTCGACCTGATGATCCACGATATCGACTTGGTATTGTCGCTGGTTCGCAGTCCGGTTGTGGATGTCCAGGCAACGGGACTGACCGTATTTGGACCACACGAAGACATCGTCGAGACACGTTTGACATTTGCCAACGGCTGTGTGGCGACCTTGACGGCTTCCCGAGCCAGTTTCAATTCATCGCGGCACATGGAAGTCTTCAGTGATGCTGGCTTTGTCGGGGTTGACTTTACGACCCGTAAGGTGAAGTCGATCGTTGCCGACGAGATCGTCAAGCAAGGTGTCTCTCAGGTAAGCGACCTTTCCGCCGAAGGGAAGAGTTGGGTGCGTGACAATCTTTTCTCGACCGTCTTGCCATGCCAAGAGATCGAAGTCGCACCGGGCAACGCCATTGATGCCGAACTGCGAGAGTTTGCCGACTGCATTCAGCGTGGGCTGACACCTACCGTGACCGGTCAGGCTGCCCGCGAGGCCCTGGCGGTTGCTCTGCAGGTGAACGAAGCAGTCCAAGAGCATCGCTGGGATGGCGGCAAGTTCAACCTGGTTGGCCCCACCATGCGTCCCGAGCCCAAGCGAGTTGTGGCTGCCAAGAAGGCCGCGTAG
- a CDS encoding ABC transporter permease produces MIPINSSLFGFFFYIAELNREHLATAIWLFAVGVVLGILAVALLWALLLAISPKLGGRCTQALQGPVLMPISVVMGIWIFMAFALLPMVSNPIGILNSLKQIPTTGESSTEIVVPVASGEVDQFGNVPAESIEITVLTDQLRHITVDSTGKIELVARLQGTDEDVVAFDVSGGERFEWRRGDRGTLLRKIPSGETIDLYARNITNSDIQMDITIVTEPEHIEAESIFFIATLVFLIYGSFFAMVCLLPKMSAIAEATVRSEIYQLLFLICAVVGCLFMVASIYIPYQTFGEDIKVLKHTCLQAMMVLGIVVAIWAASRSISEEIEGRTALTLLSKPVSRRQFVLGKFAGIAWLVSVLFIIISSVFVVAVAQKPIFDKREGATVEYEGEKGITWQLLHHEAMTVAPGVLLVFMETLVLAGVSVAISTRLPMVANFMLTFGIWALGHLTPSIMEASVEGFEPVQFVASFVATILPVLKNFEIYGAISAGREIPMMYLAGAAMYTVLYGALTMLLALILFEDRDLA; encoded by the coding sequence ATGATCCCGATCAACTCTTCCCTGTTTGGTTTTTTCTTTTACATCGCCGAACTTAATCGCGAGCATCTGGCCACGGCCATTTGGTTGTTCGCTGTTGGTGTGGTGCTTGGCATTTTGGCAGTTGCCCTGTTGTGGGCCCTTCTGCTGGCCATTTCGCCAAAACTAGGCGGACGCTGCACCCAGGCACTGCAAGGCCCGGTCTTGATGCCGATTTCGGTGGTGATGGGCATCTGGATCTTTATGGCCTTCGCCCTACTGCCGATGGTCAGCAACCCGATTGGGATCCTTAATTCTCTGAAACAAATTCCGACAACCGGAGAGTCGTCGACTGAAATTGTCGTCCCGGTGGCCTCCGGCGAAGTCGACCAGTTCGGAAATGTTCCGGCTGAATCGATCGAAATTACCGTGTTGACCGATCAATTGCGTCACATCACCGTCGACAGCACCGGCAAGATCGAACTCGTTGCCCGACTGCAAGGTACCGATGAAGACGTGGTCGCGTTCGACGTGAGCGGTGGTGAACGTTTCGAGTGGCGTCGTGGTGACCGTGGCACGCTGCTGCGGAAGATTCCATCCGGCGAAACAATTGATCTCTATGCTCGAAACATCACGAACTCTGATATTCAAATGGATATCACCATCGTTACCGAGCCAGAGCACATCGAAGCCGAGTCGATCTTCTTCATCGCAACGCTGGTCTTCCTGATTTATGGCAGTTTCTTCGCCATGGTCTGCCTATTGCCGAAGATGTCGGCCATTGCCGAGGCGACCGTGCGAAGCGAAATCTATCAACTCCTGTTTTTGATCTGTGCGGTCGTGGGCTGCTTGTTCATGGTGGCCTCGATCTACATTCCCTATCAAACATTCGGCGAAGACATCAAAGTGCTCAAGCATACCTGCCTGCAGGCCATGATGGTGCTGGGAATCGTCGTCGCTATTTGGGCTGCCAGCCGCAGTATTTCCGAAGAAATCGAAGGACGAACGGCCCTCACCCTGCTCTCGAAACCGGTCAGCCGCCGTCAGTTCGTGCTCGGTAAGTTTGCCGGTATTGCTTGGCTGGTAAGCGTCCTGTTCATCATCATTAGTTCGGTCTTCGTGGTCGCAGTCGCCCAGAAGCCGATCTTCGACAAGCGTGAAGGGGCAACCGTCGAGTACGAAGGAGAAAAGGGCATCACCTGGCAATTGCTCCATCACGAAGCCATGACCGTCGCCCCAGGCGTGCTGCTGGTTTTCATGGAAACCCTGGTTCTCGCAGGCGTCTCGGTCGCGATCTCTACGCGACTTCCTATGGTCGCCAACTTCATGCTGACCTTCGGCATTTGGGCACTAGGACACTTAACGCCCTCAATCATGGAGGCGTCCGTCGAAGGGTTTGAACCGGTGCAGTTTGTGGCGAGTTTCGTCGCGACCATATTACCGGTGCTCAAGAACTTCGAGATTTACGGCGCCATCTCGGCCGGTCGCGAGATCCCCATGATGTACCTCGCAGGTGCCGCGATGTACACCGTGCTCTACGGAGCACTCACGATGCTACTGGCCCTGATCTTGTTTGAAGATCGCGACCTGGCTTAG
- a CDS encoding acylphosphatase: MTDEPTRMHVVFSGHVQGVGFRQSATQIAKSFPVVGWVKNLPSGNVEIVVEGTKSACSDFLASIRDRMFEYISDVECQWTEPTNEFETFEIQY; the protein is encoded by the coding sequence ATGACGGACGAGCCAACCCGAATGCATGTGGTCTTTTCCGGACATGTGCAAGGCGTCGGATTCCGGCAATCCGCTACCCAAATTGCGAAGTCGTTTCCCGTGGTTGGCTGGGTGAAGAACCTTCCCAGTGGCAACGTGGAAATCGTCGTCGAGGGAACCAAATCAGCATGCAGCGATTTCCTGGCTTCTATTCGTGACCGAATGTTCGAGTACATCAGTGACGTGGAATGCCAGTGGACGGAACCTACCAACGAATTTGAGACTTTCGAGATCCAGTATTAA
- a CDS encoding NUDIX hydrolase yields MPQKSNIPIRKRAVVGVILRHNKFLTIRRSQLVVAPGKVCFPGGGIEHGESEPQALVREIQEELGVTATAGVRLFETVTAWGTSVAWWHAHLEQDAQLVLHAAEVAETHWLTPQVLLRDPDLLSSNRDFLVAWGQSTFAIPGIAVPPDWNEISG; encoded by the coding sequence ATGCCTCAAAAGAGCAATATTCCCATCCGAAAGCGAGCGGTCGTAGGGGTGATTCTCCGCCACAATAAGTTTTTAACCATCCGCCGCAGCCAATTGGTTGTCGCTCCCGGTAAGGTCTGTTTCCCCGGCGGTGGCATCGAGCATGGCGAATCCGAGCCTCAGGCTCTCGTGCGGGAAATCCAGGAAGAACTCGGCGTAACCGCGACTGCCGGAGTTCGGCTTTTTGAAACGGTCACGGCTTGGGGAACATCGGTCGCGTGGTGGCATGCCCACCTAGAACAGGATGCCCAACTAGTGCTTCACGCTGCCGAAGTCGCGGAAACACACTGGCTCACGCCGCAGGTCCTTTTGCGGGATCCCGATTTACTTTCCAGCAACCGAGACTTCTTGGTCGCCTGGGGCCAATCGACGTTCGCTATTCCGGGAATAGCGGTTCCTCCCGATTGGAATGAAATTTCCGGTTGA
- the ftsH gene encoding ATP-dependent zinc metalloprotease FtsH: MAENPRNEDQPNERPNGGGGMRPNFTVVALGVLLAAVVLMLISTADSPYTTLKTSEFEEQLKKGNVEKVVLGDMEARGELKVPLNVMEIKDGKEVVKEDSDNNPIKRPKAFRTRVASQDSPAFESLTKMLEEQKKKQPGLSWDYDNSSRAMQSIIWIVIMLLPLVFLFIIWNSFRRSRDQIMGGGFLSGFSKSPAKRYEATRKAITFKDVAGLEGVKSDLMEIVDFLRTPERFERLGGQIPKGVLLVGPPGTGKTLLARAIAGEAGVPFYAINGSEFIQMFVGVGASRVRDLFKTAKDNSPSIIFIDEIDAVGRQRGAGLGGGHDEREQTLNQILSEMDGFVQGETVIVVAATNRPDVLDPALLRPGRFDRHITVDRPTLKGRIEIFKVHVRDVPLADDVKLDRLAAGAVGLTGADIRNLINEAALWATRQDRDAVTMEDFEYARDKILMGARREEALVAREKEKTAYHEAGHALLSWLLPGVDRLHKVTVIPRGRALGVTQTLPEEDRMNISESELYDQLAFILGGRAAEKIAYNELSAGAENDLERVTRMARRMVTQWGMSERLGPVNYKITEEDPFLGREIHENRHFSEHTMQIIDDEVARILHEAHNKAIDVLTVNKDKLIKLTNALCEHEELSDREVEELIGPSVHRSKASKLNSEMEIASNGHISPAPEINTEFIKADESN, encoded by the coding sequence ATGGCGGAAAATCCGCGTAACGAAGATCAGCCAAATGAACGCCCCAACGGAGGTGGCGGAATGCGGCCTAATTTTACCGTCGTCGCATTAGGCGTCTTGCTTGCTGCCGTTGTCTTGATGCTGATCTCGACCGCAGACTCCCCTTATACCACGCTGAAAACTTCCGAGTTTGAAGAGCAGCTTAAAAAGGGCAATGTCGAAAAAGTCGTTCTAGGGGATATGGAAGCTCGTGGCGAGCTGAAGGTCCCGTTGAACGTAATGGAAATCAAGGACGGGAAGGAAGTCGTCAAAGAGGACTCCGATAATAATCCCATCAAACGGCCGAAAGCGTTTCGGACGCGGGTCGCGTCGCAGGATTCGCCGGCGTTCGAGTCGTTGACGAAAATGCTCGAAGAGCAGAAGAAGAAGCAGCCAGGCTTGAGTTGGGATTACGACAACTCCTCAAGGGCCATGCAGTCGATCATCTGGATCGTCATTATGCTGTTGCCGCTGGTGTTTCTGTTCATTATCTGGAATAGCTTCCGCCGTAGCCGCGATCAAATTATGGGGGGTGGCTTCCTTTCGGGGTTCAGCAAAAGCCCTGCCAAACGCTACGAAGCGACCCGCAAAGCGATTACTTTCAAGGATGTGGCTGGTCTGGAAGGCGTGAAGAGTGATCTCATGGAGATCGTCGACTTCCTCCGCACTCCAGAGCGTTTTGAACGCCTGGGCGGCCAGATCCCCAAGGGCGTGTTGCTGGTGGGCCCTCCGGGTACCGGCAAAACCCTTTTGGCCCGGGCCATCGCGGGCGAGGCGGGTGTGCCGTTCTATGCGATCAACGGTTCGGAATTCATTCAGATGTTTGTCGGCGTGGGTGCCAGCCGCGTTCGTGACCTGTTCAAGACGGCCAAGGATAACAGCCCTTCGATTATCTTCATCGACGAAATCGACGCGGTCGGTCGTCAGCGTGGAGCAGGGCTGGGCGGCGGTCACGACGAGCGCGAGCAGACGCTCAACCAGATCCTCAGCGAAATGGACGGGTTCGTACAAGGCGAGACGGTGATTGTCGTTGCGGCGACCAACCGGCCAGATGTCCTCGACCCGGCACTGCTACGTCCTGGTCGATTCGATCGGCATATCACCGTTGATCGACCGACGCTTAAGGGACGCATCGAGATTTTTAAGGTTCACGTGCGGGACGTGCCGCTGGCTGACGATGTTAAGCTCGATCGCCTGGCCGCCGGTGCCGTGGGGCTGACCGGTGCGGACATTCGCAACCTGATTAACGAAGCCGCCTTGTGGGCAACCCGTCAGGACCGCGACGCGGTGACGATGGAAGACTTCGAATACGCTCGCGACAAAATCTTGATGGGTGCGCGGCGTGAAGAAGCCTTGGTGGCTCGCGAGAAGGAAAAGACCGCCTACCACGAAGCAGGGCACGCGCTGCTTTCCTGGTTGTTGCCAGGGGTCGATCGCCTGCACAAAGTGACGGTGATCCCCCGCGGGCGGGCCTTGGGTGTGACTCAGACGCTACCCGAAGAAGACCGCATGAACATCAGCGAAAGCGAACTGTACGATCAGTTGGCCTTCATCCTGGGTGGCCGGGCTGCGGAAAAGATCGCCTACAATGAATTGAGCGCCGGGGCTGAGAACGACCTGGAACGTGTCACTCGAATGGCTCGCCGGATGGTGACCCAGTGGGGCATGAGCGAGCGTCTGGGGCCGGTGAATTACAAGATCACCGAAGAAGACCCGTTCCTCGGTCGCGAAATCCATGAGAATCGCCACTTCAGCGAACACACGATGCAGATCATCGATGACGAGGTCGCACGCATTTTGCATGAAGCTCACAACAAGGCGATCGACGTCCTGACCGTCAATAAGGATAAGCTGATCAAACTGACCAATGCGCTCTGCGAGCACGAAGAGCTTTCGGATCGCGAAGTTGAAGAGTTGATCGGGCCTTCGGTGCATCGCTCGAAAGCGAGCAAGCTGAATTCCGAAATGGAAATCGCCTCGAACGGGCATATCTCGCCTGCTCCTGAGATCAACACGGAATTCATCAAGGCAGATGAGTCCAACTAA
- the rsgA gene encoding ribosome small subunit-dependent GTPase A — protein MAKKSKGQQKRRVEFRKNRTQKVRQGDITKNFNRDEFDVDKSVHRERISGKGELTRKRTIVGQEGGDGDNAESFSIHVDKECLTGRVLRVQGLISHVEAPDKSVYQCATRRLLKTMATDARHVVAAGDHVWFRPSGEGEGVIESVEPRYGVLSRSSRSRQHVIVANVDQVIIVGSAAEPGLKPNLIDRYLITAEYAGIRPIICINKVDLLDPAQLQTIVGVYGSLGYEVHMVSAIEEIGIERLRRALHGKDTVLSGQSGVGKSSLLNAIEPGLNLRVNAVSRENEKGKHTTTTASLIPLATSGHMVDTPGIRQFQLWDIIPEEVAGLFRDIRPFINHCRFPNCTHTHENDCAVKDAVADGILDTRRYESYCQIFAGDSA, from the coding sequence ATGGCGAAAAAAAGCAAGGGCCAGCAAAAACGCCGCGTGGAGTTCCGTAAGAATCGTACCCAGAAAGTACGGCAAGGGGACATCACCAAGAACTTCAATCGCGACGAATTCGATGTCGATAAGTCGGTCCATCGCGAACGAATTTCTGGCAAAGGCGAATTGACCCGCAAGCGGACCATCGTCGGCCAGGAAGGGGGCGATGGAGATAACGCCGAGAGTTTCTCGATCCATGTCGATAAAGAGTGTCTGACTGGACGCGTGCTACGCGTGCAAGGCCTGATTAGCCATGTCGAAGCCCCAGACAAGTCGGTTTATCAGTGTGCTACGCGCCGACTGCTCAAGACGATGGCGACCGATGCTCGGCATGTGGTCGCCGCCGGCGATCATGTCTGGTTTCGTCCTAGTGGTGAGGGCGAGGGGGTCATCGAGAGCGTCGAACCCCGCTACGGGGTCCTTAGTCGTTCGAGCCGCAGCCGACAGCATGTTATCGTCGCCAACGTCGATCAGGTGATCATCGTGGGCAGTGCCGCTGAACCGGGGCTGAAACCCAACTTAATTGACCGCTACCTCATCACGGCCGAGTATGCCGGGATTCGCCCGATCATTTGTATTAACAAAGTCGATCTTCTGGATCCGGCTCAGTTGCAGACGATCGTTGGGGTTTACGGTAGCCTGGGGTACGAAGTCCACATGGTTTCGGCCATCGAAGAGATCGGCATCGAAAGGTTACGGCGAGCCCTGCACGGGAAAGATACCGTGTTGTCGGGGCAGAGCGGGGTGGGGAAGTCGTCCCTCTTAAATGCCATCGAGCCTGGGCTCAATCTTCGGGTGAATGCCGTCAGCCGCGAAAATGAAAAGGGCAAGCATACGACCACCACGGCTTCATTGATTCCGCTGGCGACGTCAGGTCACATGGTCGATACGCCTGGGATTCGCCAGTTTCAGCTCTGGGACATCATTCCTGAGGAAGTGGCAGGGCTGTTTCGTGATATTCGTCCATTTATCAACCATTGTCGGTTTCCGAACTGTACCCATACGCACGAAAACGATTGTGCCGTGAAGGACGCAGTCGCCGATGGTATTCTCGATACTCGGCGGTATGAGAGTTATTGCCAGATATTTGCCGGCGATTCGGCCTAG
- a CDS encoding serine/threonine protein kinase — MPDSPRDSDDSQARGRGPFAPSSGDVSDPRGSDSATADHLPDGRNFLEEPPTVISTQKGHVGDSTSRTLSVAELTLGRELVGQTLGHFQLDAFVGAGGMGAVFRGHDTQLDRRVAVKVLSGEHNTKEDTVRRFRNEAQSAARLDHPNIARVYFVGEDKGWNYIVFEFIDGTNIRDEVERTGPLEIELAVSYLVQVAEALDHASARDVVHRDIKPSNILVDSQHRAKLVDMGLARLHQVNSQDSDLTASGMTLGTFDYISPEQARDPRSADVRSDLYSLGCTFFFMLTGRPPFPEGTVLQKLLSHSGEEPPDPREFRAEVPDEVVQILSRLMAKNPNDRYQKPGELIAAVLLLIDDLNLAAPHVTSAVYVPTTEQRSTVIERHLPWVMPAIILLVVVFVLEAIWSAQDDSFISDAKPNLSNAAEMQPIATPEKPAVPDSGSKPGKGTSSNTVTPIEDTKPIPVDSPKVVDNVSDAGSKSLVPVPEPATKTPAVADAEVPPTSDTGSSSMPIAAKNVIAVPTDAATLYEAIAKAQADPGLDTIELRYSGELGVERPLILDNASLTIRAAAGYSPEIVFRPQEFEPLERMILVSSNKLSLQQVHVKIALPPVSMRIWSLFRLENAELELDGCQVTVQRDDEMMIPETLRRATSVVSALSTPVESAAPSSLSMARYSIVRVKNSMVCGETSLIRTNGQQPLRVSCENSLLAISGNLLSSNSMATKKEVSGIVQFKLASCTIDTGSSVFQREGTWTIPLKVPMNDCIVTWGKSKPFLLQRSSTQSIDELSKSLDFECEDNVYCMGMSSREMMLIESTAGMTSKTSVDYTRWKMMWDDLFSEPSESVWASPLPTATSYSKRLPADYLLLDDFSENPAVRPDERNAGIDFRELPFIKSPLSGASGTGAAATN; from the coding sequence ATGCCCGATTCCCCGAGAGATTCAGACGATTCGCAAGCACGTGGTCGCGGTCCGTTCGCACCGTCGTCGGGCGACGTATCGGATCCTCGCGGTAGCGATTCGGCTACGGCCGATCATTTGCCGGATGGTCGAAACTTTCTAGAAGAGCCCCCTACGGTTATTTCTACCCAGAAGGGGCACGTCGGAGATTCAACGAGCCGTACCCTTTCCGTAGCCGAATTGACCCTGGGTAGGGAATTGGTTGGCCAGACGCTGGGGCACTTTCAACTCGATGCGTTTGTCGGTGCCGGCGGCATGGGGGCCGTCTTTCGTGGACACGATACCCAGCTTGATCGCCGCGTGGCGGTGAAAGTTCTTTCTGGCGAACACAACACCAAAGAAGATACGGTCCGACGCTTCCGTAACGAAGCCCAAAGCGCGGCTCGTTTAGATCATCCCAATATCGCTAGGGTCTACTTCGTTGGCGAAGACAAAGGGTGGAACTACATTGTCTTTGAGTTCATCGACGGAACGAACATCCGCGATGAAGTCGAAAGAACGGGGCCTCTCGAAATCGAACTGGCCGTCAGTTACCTCGTGCAAGTGGCCGAGGCCCTCGATCACGCATCGGCACGCGACGTGGTGCACCGTGACATCAAGCCGTCCAATATCTTGGTCGACTCCCAGCATCGGGCCAAACTGGTCGACATGGGCCTGGCGCGTCTTCATCAGGTCAACTCGCAAGACAGCGATCTGACGGCGTCAGGCATGACCCTTGGCACGTTCGACTACATTTCGCCAGAGCAGGCACGCGACCCACGCAGTGCCGACGTGCGAAGTGACTTGTATTCGCTGGGATGTACGTTCTTCTTCATGCTCACCGGCAGGCCTCCTTTCCCGGAAGGCACCGTACTGCAGAAATTGCTGAGCCACAGTGGAGAAGAGCCGCCAGATCCTCGCGAGTTCCGAGCCGAAGTGCCGGACGAAGTCGTCCAAATCTTAAGCCGATTGATGGCGAAGAACCCAAACGATCGATATCAGAAGCCGGGAGAACTGATCGCTGCGGTGCTGCTACTGATCGATGATCTTAACCTAGCCGCACCGCACGTGACCTCGGCGGTATACGTTCCGACCACCGAGCAGCGTAGCACGGTGATCGAGCGGCACCTGCCGTGGGTGATGCCGGCGATCATTTTGCTGGTTGTGGTATTCGTGTTGGAAGCCATCTGGTCGGCGCAAGATGACAGCTTTATTTCCGACGCGAAGCCTAATCTTTCTAACGCTGCGGAAATGCAGCCGATCGCGACGCCTGAGAAGCCGGCGGTGCCTGACTCTGGCAGCAAGCCTGGCAAGGGAACGAGTTCTAACACCGTTACGCCCATCGAAGATACCAAACCTATTCCCGTAGACTCTCCGAAAGTTGTCGATAACGTCTCCGACGCAGGCAGCAAGTCGCTGGTGCCGGTGCCTGAACCAGCGACGAAAACACCGGCAGTTGCCGATGCCGAGGTCCCTCCGACGTCCGATACAGGGTCGTCTTCGATGCCAATAGCGGCCAAGAATGTCATTGCCGTTCCGACCGATGCGGCAACTCTTTACGAGGCAATCGCCAAGGCTCAGGCCGATCCTGGTTTGGATACGATCGAGCTACGCTATTCGGGCGAGTTAGGTGTTGAACGCCCGTTGATCCTGGATAACGCTAGTCTCACGATTCGTGCGGCTGCGGGATATTCGCCGGAAATCGTTTTTCGGCCGCAAGAGTTTGAACCACTCGAGCGGATGATTCTGGTCAGTTCGAATAAACTTTCGCTGCAACAAGTTCACGTCAAAATTGCCTTGCCTCCGGTTTCCATGCGGATATGGTCGCTGTTTCGATTAGAGAACGCCGAGTTGGAACTGGATGGATGCCAAGTGACCGTCCAGCGGGACGACGAGATGATGATCCCGGAGACCCTGCGTCGGGCGACGTCGGTTGTTTCGGCTCTTTCAACACCGGTCGAGTCGGCGGCACCTTCCTCGCTTAGCATGGCACGCTACAGCATCGTCCGCGTGAAGAACTCGATGGTCTGTGGCGAAACGAGCTTGATCCGCACCAACGGTCAGCAGCCACTGCGGGTCAGTTGTGAAAACAGCTTGCTGGCGATTTCAGGAAATTTGCTCAGCTCGAATTCGATGGCAACCAAGAAAGAGGTCAGCGGAATCGTGCAGTTCAAGCTGGCCAGTTGCACGATCGACACCGGCAGCAGTGTTTTTCAGCGAGAAGGAACCTGGACGATTCCCCTGAAGGTTCCGATGAACGACTGCATTGTGACGTGGGGGAAATCGAAGCCGTTCCTCTTGCAGCGAAGTTCAACGCAGTCTATTGACGAACTCTCGAAGTCGCTCGATTTCGAGTGTGAGGATAACGTCTATTGTATGGGCATGTCTTCGCGAGAGATGATGCTTATCGAGTCGACCGCCGGGATGACCAGCAAGACGTCGGTAGACTATACCCGCTGGAAAATGATGTGGGACGATCTGTTTTCCGAACCCAGCGAATCGGTTTGGGCGAGTCCTTTACCGACGGCCACTTCCTACTCGAAACGGCTGCCGGCGGACTATCTGCTGCTGGACGATTTCAGCGAAAACCCGGCTGTTCGACCGGATGAACGCAACGCCGGCATCGATTTTAGGGAGCTTCCCTTTATCAAATCGCCCCTCTCTGGAGCGAGTGGTACTGGGGCAGCGGCCACAAATTGA
- a CDS encoding ABC transporter substrate-binding protein encodes MVTDTLIYGRGGDANALDPIHTDIGESVKVIVNIFEPLVAYDDETLDLVPGLAESWETSDDGLEWTFKLRPDVKFHDGTHLDAEAVVFTFQRILDPDHPHVHSNIIPYYSSYSQIENIEAVDDLTVKFTLKQPQATFLANIAMFPSGIVSPTAVKKYGADFTRHPVGTGPFQFVHWKPKQEIVLSRFDDYWGEPVGIERVVFLPSEESSIRVTQLKRGEIHIADNLPPSEVDGLEKTPGVVVQSTPGINIGYLTMQTQKPPLDKPEVRQAVGYAIDRDRLIEVAYAGHAQKAKSMVPPTLWGHSDDVPEKEFDPEKAKQLLQEASQKYGFELPLKLELFVMDQPRPYMQQPRQTAIFIKDALEKVGFQIEIITNDIGQHFQRMTRGEHQLGLSGWSADIADPHNFLHTLLHSENINEIGGNNLSQYKNEEVDKLLDAAQFELDQEKRTQLYKQAQQLISEDAPVLPLVHVPVRIAQRDFVEGYKLHPSSQVRLKSARIAEQ; translated from the coding sequence ATGGTCACCGATACGCTCATCTATGGGCGGGGTGGCGATGCGAACGCGTTGGATCCCATTCACACTGATATAGGCGAGTCGGTCAAAGTCATCGTGAATATCTTTGAGCCGTTGGTGGCTTACGATGATGAGACGCTCGACCTGGTTCCCGGCCTCGCAGAATCTTGGGAAACGAGTGACGACGGGCTCGAATGGACTTTCAAGCTACGCCCTGACGTCAAGTTTCACGACGGAACGCACCTCGACGCGGAGGCGGTAGTCTTTACATTTCAGCGGATTCTGGATCCCGATCATCCGCACGTGCATAGCAACATTATCCCTTACTACTCGAGCTATTCGCAGATCGAGAACATCGAAGCGGTCGATGACTTGACGGTGAAGTTTACGCTGAAGCAACCGCAAGCGACCTTTCTGGCCAATATTGCCATGTTCCCTTCCGGGATTGTGAGCCCCACGGCCGTTAAGAAGTACGGAGCCGATTTCACACGTCATCCGGTGGGGACTGGCCCATTTCAGTTTGTGCATTGGAAGCCCAAGCAGGAAATCGTGTTGTCACGCTTCGACGATTATTGGGGAGAGCCGGTCGGCATAGAGCGTGTTGTCTTTTTGCCAAGCGAGGAAAGTTCGATACGCGTAACGCAGCTTAAACGAGGTGAAATTCATATTGCCGACAATCTGCCGCCGTCGGAAGTCGATGGCTTGGAAAAGACGCCTGGGGTGGTCGTGCAATCGACTCCGGGGATCAACATCGGCTATCTCACCATGCAAACACAAAAGCCACCTCTCGATAAGCCTGAGGTGCGTCAGGCAGTTGGTTATGCCATCGACCGCGATCGTCTGATCGAGGTTGCCTATGCAGGACATGCTCAAAAGGCCAAGTCGATGGTTCCGCCAACACTGTGGGGGCATAGCGACGATGTTCCGGAAAAAGAGTTTGATCCGGAAAAGGCAAAACAGCTTTTACAGGAAGCTTCTCAGAAGTATGGCTTTGAATTGCCGCTGAAGCTCGAGTTGTTCGTAATGGACCAGCCTCGTCCTTACATGCAACAACCTCGGCAGACGGCGATCTTTATTAAAGATGCTTTGGAGAAAGTCGGGTTTCAGATTGAAATCATCACCAATGACATCGGCCAACACTTTCAAAGAATGACGCGAGGCGAGCATCAGTTAGGGCTGAGCGGTTGGAGTGCCGATATCGCCGATCCACACAACTTTTTGCATACGCTGCTGCATTCAGAAAATATCAACGAAATTGGTGGTAACAACCTGAGTCAGTACAAGAACGAAGAGGTCGATAAGTTGCTCGATGCGGCTCAGTTTGAACTCGATCAGGAAAAGCGAACTCAACTATACAAGCAGGCTCAACAGTTGATATCTGAAGACGCACCGGTATTGCCACTGGTTCACGTTCCCGTGCGGATTGCCCAACGCGATTTTGTGGAAGGGTACAAGCTGCATCCTTCGTCGCAGGTTCGCTTAAAATCTGCTCGAATCGCGGAGCAATAA